A single Hippocampus zosterae strain Florida chromosome 1, ASM2543408v3, whole genome shotgun sequence DNA region contains:
- the neurl1b gene encoding E3 ubiquitin-protein ligase NEURL1B isoform X3 gives MGNTTPKPLIESTFAESVGSSCLSAARLSAYLPQSSHDSANYSNNQLENNQAAAAKMANIQLNTYTQLIPCYSSNTSSATSASSASTGFSRVIRNLPSPLDGDLHFHPTRGSDIILSADRSAACIHFLDSSRTLVFSDRPLHTGETLYVEVGHLGLPYFGALLFGLTSCDPASLHAGDLPADPEVLLDRKEYWVVHRGFPMPCSGDVLSFSLLPSGEVHHGVNGVGRGRLLCVDSSQALWAFFALHGAVNRLRILGTIQPSPPSTSPGTSQSSSPDDSDSDLAFSVNRSSSASESSLVTAPSSPLSPPVSPGLAGSDWPSCEKNGECTICFDQEVDTVIYTCGHMCLCNDCGLKLKRQINACCPICRRPIKDVIKTYRP, from the exons AAAGCACGTTTGCCGAGAGCGTTGGATCAAGCTGCCTGAGCGCGGCCCGCCTGAGTGCCTATCTGCCCCAGAGCAGCCACGACTCGGCCAATTACAGCAACAATCAACTGGAGAACAACCAGGCTGCCGCTGCCAAGATGGCCAACATCCAGCTCAATACTTACACTCAGCTAATCCCTTGCTACTCTTCCAACACGTCCTCCGCCACCTCGGCCTCATCTGCCTCCACCGGATTCTCCAGGGTGATCCGCAACCTTCCTTCCCCGCTGGACGGCGACTTGCACTTTCACCCCACTCGCGGCTCCGACATCATACTGTCCGCAGACCGCTCGGCCGCCTGTATTCACTTTCTGGACAGCAGTCGGACTCTTGTGTTCAGTGATCGACCGCTACACACGGGAGAGACTTTATATGTCGAGGTTGGCCATTTGGGTCTGCCTTACTTCGGGGCACTCTTGTTTGGTTTGACGTCCTGTGACCCGGCGAGTCTGCACGCCGGGGACCTGCCGGCCGACCCCGAGGTTCTGCTGGACCGTAAGGAGTACTGGGTGGTGCATCGCGGCTTTCCCATGCCGTGCTCCGGGGACGTCCTCAGCTTCAGCCTGCTGCCCAGCGGAGAGGTGCACCATGGGGTGAACGGAGTGGGACGTGGCAGGCTGCTTTGCGTGGACTCTTCTCAGGCGCTGTGGGCCTTCTTCGCCCTGCATGGGGCTGTCAACAGACTTAGGATACTTG GAACGATACAGCCGAGTCCTCCCTCCACATCTCCCGGTACCTCCCAGAGCAGCAGTCCAGATGACAGCGATTCAGATCTGGCCTTCAGTGTCAACAGATCCTCCTCTGCGTCTGAATCCTCTCTGG TGACTGCTCCCAGCTCCCCTCTCAGCCCTCCCGTCTCTCCCGGCTTGGCTGGCTCAGATTGGCCCTCTTGTGAAAAGAACGGGGAATGCACCATTTGCTTCGATCAAGAAGTGGACACGGTCATCTACACGTGCGGCCACATGTGCCTGTGCAACGACTGCGGACTGAAGCTCAAGAGGCAGATCAACGCCTGCTGCCCGATATGCAGGAGGCCCATCAAAGATGTGATCAAAACATATCGGCCATGA
- the neurl1b gene encoding E3 ubiquitin-protein ligase NEURL1B isoform X2, translating to MGNTTPKPLIDATVQTRPVASSQYYTLPNNGSGFERRSAYPFSISMESPRFHPHAKGKNIRLDGQLRRATRKSSFCNGITFSHKPVHLYEKVRLRLTDVHTGWSGALRFGFTSLDPSDLTISDIPKYACPDLVTRPGYWAKALPERLALKDSVLAYWADRHGRVFYSINDGEPILFHCGLSIGCPLWAIIDIYGITQEVTLLESTFAESVGSSCLSAARLSAYLPQSSHDSANYSNNQLENNQAAAAKMANIQLNTYTQLIPCYSSNTSSATSASSASTGFSRVIRNLPSPLDGDLHFHPTRGSDIILSADRSAACIHFLDSSRTLVFSDRPLHTGETLYVEVGHLGLPYFGALLFGLTSCDPASLHAGDLPADPEVLLDRKEYWVVHRGFPMPCSGDVLSFSLLPSGEVHHGVNGVGRGRLLCVDSSQALWAFFALHGAVNRLRILGTIQPSPPSTSPGTSQSSSPDDSDSDLAFSVNRSSSASESSLVTAPSSPLSPPVSPGLAGSDWPSCEKNGECTICFDQEVDTVIYTCGHMCLCNDCGLKLKRQINACCPICRRPIKDVIKTYRP from the exons ATGCAACTGTTCAAACCCGCCCAGTGGCTAGTAGCCAGTACTACACTTTGCCCAACAATGGGAGCGGGTTTGAGAGAAGATCAGCATATCCATTTAGCATCAGTATGGAGTCGCCCCGCTTTCACCCCCACGCCAAAGGCAAAAATATCAGGCTGGATGGACAGCTTCGACGCGCCACTCGCAAGAGCAGCTTCTGCAATGGAATCACCTTCAGTCACAAGCCCGTCCACCTCTACGAGAAG GTGCGGCTTCGTCTCACGGACGTGCACACCGGCTGGAGCGGAGCACTACGATTTGGCTTCACCAGTCTGGACCCGAGCGACTTGACTATATCTGACATCCCCAAGTACGCTTGTCCAGATTTGGTGACGCGGCCCGGCTACTGGGCCAAGGCCCTTCCCGAGAGACTTGCCCTGAAGGACAGCGTGCTGGCGTACTGGGCCGATCGCCACGGGAGGGTCTTTTACAGTATCAACGATGGCGAGCCAATCCTCTTCCACTGCGGCCTCAGCATCGGCTGCCCACTCTGGGCCATCATCGATATCTACGGCATCACTCAGGAGGTCACGCTGCTTG AAAGCACGTTTGCCGAGAGCGTTGGATCAAGCTGCCTGAGCGCGGCCCGCCTGAGTGCCTATCTGCCCCAGAGCAGCCACGACTCGGCCAATTACAGCAACAATCAACTGGAGAACAACCAGGCTGCCGCTGCCAAGATGGCCAACATCCAGCTCAATACTTACACTCAGCTAATCCCTTGCTACTCTTCCAACACGTCCTCCGCCACCTCGGCCTCATCTGCCTCCACCGGATTCTCCAGGGTGATCCGCAACCTTCCTTCCCCGCTGGACGGCGACTTGCACTTTCACCCCACTCGCGGCTCCGACATCATACTGTCCGCAGACCGCTCGGCCGCCTGTATTCACTTTCTGGACAGCAGTCGGACTCTTGTGTTCAGTGATCGACCGCTACACACGGGAGAGACTTTATATGTCGAGGTTGGCCATTTGGGTCTGCCTTACTTCGGGGCACTCTTGTTTGGTTTGACGTCCTGTGACCCGGCGAGTCTGCACGCCGGGGACCTGCCGGCCGACCCCGAGGTTCTGCTGGACCGTAAGGAGTACTGGGTGGTGCATCGCGGCTTTCCCATGCCGTGCTCCGGGGACGTCCTCAGCTTCAGCCTGCTGCCCAGCGGAGAGGTGCACCATGGGGTGAACGGAGTGGGACGTGGCAGGCTGCTTTGCGTGGACTCTTCTCAGGCGCTGTGGGCCTTCTTCGCCCTGCATGGGGCTGTCAACAGACTTAGGATACTTG GAACGATACAGCCGAGTCCTCCCTCCACATCTCCCGGTACCTCCCAGAGCAGCAGTCCAGATGACAGCGATTCAGATCTGGCCTTCAGTGTCAACAGATCCTCCTCTGCGTCTGAATCCTCTCTGG TGACTGCTCCCAGCTCCCCTCTCAGCCCTCCCGTCTCTCCCGGCTTGGCTGGCTCAGATTGGCCCTCTTGTGAAAAGAACGGGGAATGCACCATTTGCTTCGATCAAGAAGTGGACACGGTCATCTACACGTGCGGCCACATGTGCCTGTGCAACGACTGCGGACTGAAGCTCAAGAGGCAGATCAACGCCTGCTGCCCGATATGCAGGAGGCCCATCAAAGATGTGATCAAAACATATCGGCCATGA
- the neurl1b gene encoding E3 ubiquitin-protein ligase NEURL1B isoform X1, which produces MRLKMGKKQPSLFHLISLLSFSNRRKEQRRREGDATVQTRPVASSQYYTLPNNGSGFERRSAYPFSISMESPRFHPHAKGKNIRLDGQLRRATRKSSFCNGITFSHKPVHLYEKVRLRLTDVHTGWSGALRFGFTSLDPSDLTISDIPKYACPDLVTRPGYWAKALPERLALKDSVLAYWADRHGRVFYSINDGEPILFHCGLSIGCPLWAIIDIYGITQEVTLLESTFAESVGSSCLSAARLSAYLPQSSHDSANYSNNQLENNQAAAAKMANIQLNTYTQLIPCYSSNTSSATSASSASTGFSRVIRNLPSPLDGDLHFHPTRGSDIILSADRSAACIHFLDSSRTLVFSDRPLHTGETLYVEVGHLGLPYFGALLFGLTSCDPASLHAGDLPADPEVLLDRKEYWVVHRGFPMPCSGDVLSFSLLPSGEVHHGVNGVGRGRLLCVDSSQALWAFFALHGAVNRLRILGTIQPSPPSTSPGTSQSSSPDDSDSDLAFSVNRSSSASESSLVTAPSSPLSPPVSPGLAGSDWPSCEKNGECTICFDQEVDTVIYTCGHMCLCNDCGLKLKRQINACCPICRRPIKDVIKTYRP; this is translated from the exons ATGCAACTGTTCAAACCCGCCCAGTGGCTAGTAGCCAGTACTACACTTTGCCCAACAATGGGAGCGGGTTTGAGAGAAGATCAGCATATCCATTTAGCATCAGTATGGAGTCGCCCCGCTTTCACCCCCACGCCAAAGGCAAAAATATCAGGCTGGATGGACAGCTTCGACGCGCCACTCGCAAGAGCAGCTTCTGCAATGGAATCACCTTCAGTCACAAGCCCGTCCACCTCTACGAGAAG GTGCGGCTTCGTCTCACGGACGTGCACACCGGCTGGAGCGGAGCACTACGATTTGGCTTCACCAGTCTGGACCCGAGCGACTTGACTATATCTGACATCCCCAAGTACGCTTGTCCAGATTTGGTGACGCGGCCCGGCTACTGGGCCAAGGCCCTTCCCGAGAGACTTGCCCTGAAGGACAGCGTGCTGGCGTACTGGGCCGATCGCCACGGGAGGGTCTTTTACAGTATCAACGATGGCGAGCCAATCCTCTTCCACTGCGGCCTCAGCATCGGCTGCCCACTCTGGGCCATCATCGATATCTACGGCATCACTCAGGAGGTCACGCTGCTTG AAAGCACGTTTGCCGAGAGCGTTGGATCAAGCTGCCTGAGCGCGGCCCGCCTGAGTGCCTATCTGCCCCAGAGCAGCCACGACTCGGCCAATTACAGCAACAATCAACTGGAGAACAACCAGGCTGCCGCTGCCAAGATGGCCAACATCCAGCTCAATACTTACACTCAGCTAATCCCTTGCTACTCTTCCAACACGTCCTCCGCCACCTCGGCCTCATCTGCCTCCACCGGATTCTCCAGGGTGATCCGCAACCTTCCTTCCCCGCTGGACGGCGACTTGCACTTTCACCCCACTCGCGGCTCCGACATCATACTGTCCGCAGACCGCTCGGCCGCCTGTATTCACTTTCTGGACAGCAGTCGGACTCTTGTGTTCAGTGATCGACCGCTACACACGGGAGAGACTTTATATGTCGAGGTTGGCCATTTGGGTCTGCCTTACTTCGGGGCACTCTTGTTTGGTTTGACGTCCTGTGACCCGGCGAGTCTGCACGCCGGGGACCTGCCGGCCGACCCCGAGGTTCTGCTGGACCGTAAGGAGTACTGGGTGGTGCATCGCGGCTTTCCCATGCCGTGCTCCGGGGACGTCCTCAGCTTCAGCCTGCTGCCCAGCGGAGAGGTGCACCATGGGGTGAACGGAGTGGGACGTGGCAGGCTGCTTTGCGTGGACTCTTCTCAGGCGCTGTGGGCCTTCTTCGCCCTGCATGGGGCTGTCAACAGACTTAGGATACTTG GAACGATACAGCCGAGTCCTCCCTCCACATCTCCCGGTACCTCCCAGAGCAGCAGTCCAGATGACAGCGATTCAGATCTGGCCTTCAGTGTCAACAGATCCTCCTCTGCGTCTGAATCCTCTCTGG TGACTGCTCCCAGCTCCCCTCTCAGCCCTCCCGTCTCTCCCGGCTTGGCTGGCTCAGATTGGCCCTCTTGTGAAAAGAACGGGGAATGCACCATTTGCTTCGATCAAGAAGTGGACACGGTCATCTACACGTGCGGCCACATGTGCCTGTGCAACGACTGCGGACTGAAGCTCAAGAGGCAGATCAACGCCTGCTGCCCGATATGCAGGAGGCCCATCAAAGATGTGATCAAAACATATCGGCCATGA